A window from Streptomyces subrutilus encodes these proteins:
- a CDS encoding NAD(P)/FAD-dependent oxidoreductase, with amino-acid sequence MPTSPSDPAPDARSPSRPAGAPGGPEPEAGPFDLAVVGAGPAGLAAAVTAAGLGLRVALLDAGERPGGQYYRHPAPGLGAARPEALHHGWAAFAAREAALRAHAAAGRIAWRPGHHVWSVVPDGAGWLLHALAGHGPEERPAAVRSRAVLLATGAYERQLPFPGWTLPGVVGAGGAQAMLKSGLVLPGRRVVVAGSGPLLLAVAGSLAAAGAAVPAVVEAASYTGYADRTPALLRNPAKLAEGAAYGGALLRHGIRLLTRHAVTEAHGADRVEAVTVARLDRDWRPLPGSARRIPCDALAVGHGLVPQLELATGLGCATRRGADGAVALDLDAGQRTSVPGVWAAGESAGIGGVGPALAEGEIAARTIAGRPVPPALLRRRARLRAFADAMGRAHRPGAGWTGWLREDTLVCRCEEVPAGLVREAAEALGARDARTAKLLTRAGMGWCQGRMCGPAVAALAGEEPAPDRRPLSCPVALGDLADLPLPLPAPPPGYPAGGGRPGAGG; translated from the coding sequence GTGCCGACCTCGCCGTCTGACCCGGCACCGGACGCCCGGAGCCCGTCCCGACCCGCCGGCGCCCCCGGCGGACCGGAACCGGAGGCCGGGCCCTTCGACCTCGCCGTCGTCGGCGCCGGACCCGCCGGGCTGGCCGCGGCCGTGACCGCCGCCGGGCTCGGACTGCGGGTCGCGCTGCTCGACGCGGGGGAGCGGCCCGGCGGCCAGTACTACCGCCACCCCGCCCCCGGCCTCGGGGCCGCCCGGCCCGAGGCGCTGCACCACGGCTGGGCCGCGTTCGCCGCGCGCGAAGCCGCCCTGCGCGCCCACGCGGCGGCCGGCCGGATCGCCTGGCGGCCGGGGCACCACGTCTGGTCGGTGGTCCCGGACGGCGCCGGCTGGCTCCTGCACGCCCTCGCCGGGCACGGCCCCGAGGAGCGGCCCGCGGCCGTCCGGAGCCGGGCCGTCCTACTGGCCACCGGCGCCTACGAACGCCAACTCCCCTTCCCCGGCTGGACCCTGCCCGGCGTGGTCGGGGCGGGGGGCGCGCAGGCCATGCTCAAGTCCGGGCTCGTCCTGCCGGGCCGGCGCGTCGTCGTCGCGGGCAGCGGGCCGCTGCTGCTCGCGGTGGCCGGGTCCCTGGCCGCCGCCGGCGCGGCCGTCCCGGCCGTGGTGGAGGCGGCGTCGTACACCGGTTACGCCGACCGGACTCCGGCGCTGCTGCGCAACCCCGCCAAGCTCGCCGAAGGCGCCGCGTACGGCGGCGCCCTGCTGCGCCACGGCATCCGGCTCCTCACCCGGCACGCCGTCACCGAGGCCCACGGCGCCGACCGGGTCGAGGCCGTCACCGTGGCCCGCCTCGACCGGGACTGGCGGCCGCTGCCCGGCTCCGCCCGCCGCATCCCCTGCGACGCGCTCGCGGTGGGGCACGGGCTGGTGCCCCAGCTGGAGCTCGCGACCGGCCTCGGCTGCGCCACCCGCCGGGGCGCCGACGGCGCCGTCGCGCTGGACCTGGACGCGGGGCAGCGCACCTCCGTGCCCGGGGTGTGGGCCGCGGGCGAGAGCGCGGGCATCGGGGGCGTCGGCCCGGCCCTGGCCGAGGGCGAGATCGCCGCCCGTACGATCGCCGGGCGGCCCGTGCCCCCGGCCCTGCTCCGGCGCCGCGCGCGGCTGCGGGCCTTCGCCGACGCGATGGGCCGCGCCCACCGCCCGGGTGCGGGCTGGACCGGCTGGCTGCGCGAGGACACCCTCGTGTGCCGCTGCGAGGAGGTCCCGGCGGGCCTGGTCCGGGAGGCCGCCGAGGCGCTCGGCGCGCGGGACGCCCGTACGGCCAAACTCCTGACCCGGGCCGGCATGGGCTGGTGCCAGGGGCGGATGTGCGGGCCGGCCGTCGCCGCCCTCGCCGGGGAGGAACCGGCCCCCGACCGCCGCCCCCTGTCCTGCCCGGTCGCGCTGGGGGACCTCGCCGACCTGCCGCTGCCCCTGCCCGCCCCGCCGCCGGGCTACCCGGCCGGCGGCGGGCGCCCGGGAGCCGGCGGCTGA
- a CDS encoding (2Fe-2S)-binding protein produces the protein MRSPRSLVGGTPAAEFTIGFDGRELPAQPGQSVAAVLWAAGILAWRTTRGAAAPRGAFCGIGACFDCLVTVNGHPNQRACLVPARPGDAVTTQEGTGRADLAV, from the coding sequence ATGCGCAGCCCCCGTTCCCTGGTCGGCGGCACTCCGGCCGCGGAGTTCACCATCGGCTTCGACGGCCGTGAGCTCCCCGCCCAGCCCGGCCAGTCCGTGGCCGCCGTGCTCTGGGCCGCGGGCATCCTCGCCTGGCGCACCACCCGCGGGGCCGCGGCCCCGCGCGGCGCGTTCTGCGGCATCGGGGCCTGCTTCGACTGCCTCGTCACCGTCAACGGCCACCCCAACCAGCGGGCCTGCCTCGTCCCCGCCCGCCCGGGGGACGCCGTCACCACCCAGGAGGGGACCGGCCGTGCCGACCTCGCCGTCTGA
- a CDS encoding NAD(P)/FAD-dependent oxidoreductase, which yields MLKRHSPDVVIIGAGVVGAACAYYAARAGLSVAVVDRGPVAGGTTGAGEGNLLVSDKEAGPELDLALLSASLWRQLAELLPASVEYEAKGGLVVAPDAASLTALRAFAGAQRTAGVDAVEAGPDELAALEPHLAPGLAGGFRYPQDAQVQPAQAAARLLAASGARVYTGEEVTAVLRDRAGAVRGVRTTGRELAAPAVVNAAGTWGGAVAALAGTALPVLPRRGFVLVTEPLPRVVRHKVYAADYIADVASGSAALQSSAVVEGTPAGPVLIGATRERVGFDRSPSTEALRRLAAQATALFPVLAQVRAIRAYHGFRPYLPDHLPAIGPDPRVPGLLHACGHEGAGIGLAPATGALIAAALTGAEPPLPPGPFRPDRF from the coding sequence GTGCTCAAGAGACATTCCCCGGACGTCGTGATCATCGGCGCCGGCGTCGTCGGAGCGGCGTGCGCCTACTACGCGGCGCGCGCCGGCCTCTCCGTGGCCGTGGTCGACCGGGGCCCCGTCGCCGGCGGCACCACCGGCGCGGGCGAGGGCAACCTCCTCGTCTCCGACAAGGAGGCCGGCCCCGAACTCGACCTTGCACTGCTGTCCGCGTCCCTCTGGCGGCAACTGGCCGAACTGCTCCCCGCCTCCGTCGAGTACGAGGCCAAGGGCGGCCTGGTGGTGGCCCCCGACGCGGCCTCCCTCACCGCGCTGCGGGCCTTCGCGGGGGCCCAGCGCACGGCCGGTGTCGACGCCGTCGAGGCCGGTCCGGACGAACTGGCCGCGCTGGAGCCCCACCTGGCCCCCGGCCTCGCGGGCGGCTTCCGCTACCCGCAGGACGCCCAGGTCCAACCGGCCCAGGCCGCGGCCCGGCTGCTGGCCGCCTCGGGGGCCCGGGTGTACACGGGGGAGGAGGTGACGGCCGTCCTGCGCGACCGCGCGGGAGCCGTACGGGGCGTCCGCACGACCGGCCGCGAACTCGCCGCCCCCGCCGTGGTGAACGCGGCGGGCACCTGGGGCGGCGCCGTCGCCGCCCTCGCCGGGACCGCCCTGCCCGTGCTGCCGCGGCGCGGCTTCGTCCTGGTGACCGAACCGCTGCCCCGCGTCGTCCGGCACAAGGTCTACGCCGCCGACTACATCGCGGACGTGGCCAGCGGCTCCGCGGCCCTGCAGTCCTCGGCCGTGGTCGAGGGAACCCCCGCGGGCCCGGTCCTGATCGGCGCGACCCGCGAACGGGTCGGCTTCGACCGGTCCCCGTCCACCGAGGCCCTGCGCCGCCTGGCCGCCCAGGCGACCGCCCTCTTCCCGGTCCTCGCGCAGGTCCGGGCGATCCGCGCCTACCACGGCTTCCGCCCCTACCTGCCCGACCACCTCCCGGCGATCGGCCCCGACCCCCGCGTCCCCGGACTGCTGCACGCCTGCGGCCACGAGGGCGCGGGCATCGGCCTGGCCCCCGCCACGGGCGCGCTCATCGCCGCCGCCCTGACGGGCGCCGAACCCCCGCTGCCCCCCGGGCCGTTCCGCCCGGACCGCTTCTGA
- a CDS encoding collagenase — MFQHRAVRTSLLSAAVAVTLLATAGQAVTRAADRGTPAAATGAPAPGTFTAGAPAANPFDEVDRLADARDAAPAPAPAPGGAARTDPAPGGAAAGRVPGAATAAAVDARAEKRADAAPRAATTVRGRAAAVPCTLDGITTLTPEQLADFLGDPAVLADGCLRGLIWTWDARLAPVMSDAHVQAVSRRISSLSAAHDGRNSSHLEEMFTYLHAVAYHDYSRSEIDITDAPTVDAMRRAIADFGNAARTFDVTATNADTLREALNAGSAPGLRQHQLGLIKKVLATMDPAHPATHLDSGWAGAALAALSVNYLGVYSGNQDAAFRAAVSADPAYRAVFKAFAGYTHLKGTGNAWVVRDALGEYGRFGEIPALTPQITTDLGALLEPVRTAFGNGSQPWAKIVSWLNYFGACKPYGVCKEDIEKQLFPYTYLYDNGAIKVRTALDRAVVDQLYYASKQVKAQYHRVLGTDRPLAGDTNTTLTIVLYASRADYENYHPILTGYDTNNGGIYIENGATFYTYQRRVPQDSSLTLEELFRHEYTHYLNGRYAVPGSFGEGPWYEGDRTTAMDEGTAEFFDGATRDNGIAVRKSLVKSVIADTAGGGPRMTVQQLLNATYDGDGFRFYSYAGTFFEFLWTEKPGLLREMYTHLRGNDVAAYDAWRSRTGADASLQRDYDRFLTAQIAKVDQLYVPNTTFTPNAQLRDAALASVKSSFATATYNTPDCVENGDAGKRRFTCTGRITANLTNWRSDDQNFKDMSETVDYFILDRAGAASNNLADMNCSFGPLEIWSNKTAATAGYSCEGPLRG; from the coding sequence GTGTTCCAGCACCGAGCCGTGCGTACCTCCCTCCTCTCCGCCGCCGTGGCGGTCACCCTCCTCGCCACCGCCGGCCAGGCCGTGACCCGGGCCGCGGACCGGGGGACCCCCGCCGCCGCGACGGGCGCCCCGGCGCCCGGCACCTTCACCGCCGGGGCGCCGGCGGCCAACCCCTTCGACGAGGTCGACCGCCTCGCCGACGCCCGGGACGCCGCCCCGGCGCCCGCCCCGGCCCCCGGCGGAGCCGCCCGCACGGACCCGGCCCCCGGCGGTGCGGCCGCCGGCCGCGTCCCCGGGGCCGCCACGGCCGCGGCCGTGGACGCCCGGGCCGAGAAGCGCGCCGACGCCGCGCCCCGGGCCGCGACCACCGTGCGCGGCCGGGCCGCCGCCGTCCCCTGCACCCTCGACGGGATCACGACCCTCACCCCGGAGCAGCTCGCCGACTTCCTCGGCGACCCGGCCGTCCTCGCCGACGGCTGTCTGCGCGGGCTCATCTGGACCTGGGACGCCCGGCTGGCCCCCGTCATGTCCGACGCCCACGTCCAGGCCGTCTCGCGCCGGATCTCCAGCCTGTCCGCGGCCCACGACGGCCGTAACTCCTCGCATCTGGAGGAGATGTTCACGTACCTGCACGCCGTCGCCTACCACGACTACTCCCGCTCCGAGATCGACATCACCGACGCCCCGACCGTCGACGCCATGCGCCGGGCGATAGCCGACTTCGGCAACGCCGCCCGCACCTTCGACGTCACCGCGACCAACGCCGACACCCTGCGCGAGGCCCTCAACGCGGGCAGCGCGCCCGGCCTGCGCCAGCACCAACTCGGCCTGATCAAGAAGGTCCTGGCCACCATGGACCCCGCTCATCCGGCCACCCACCTCGACAGCGGCTGGGCGGGCGCCGCCCTGGCCGCCCTGTCCGTCAACTACCTCGGCGTCTACTCGGGCAACCAGGACGCGGCCTTCCGCGCGGCCGTCTCCGCCGACCCCGCCTACCGCGCCGTCTTCAAGGCCTTCGCCGGCTACACCCACCTCAAGGGCACCGGCAACGCGTGGGTGGTGCGCGACGCGCTCGGGGAATACGGCCGCTTCGGCGAGATACCCGCGCTCACGCCGCAGATCACCACCGACCTCGGCGCCCTGCTGGAGCCGGTGCGCACCGCCTTCGGCAACGGCAGCCAGCCATGGGCCAAGATCGTCTCCTGGCTCAACTACTTCGGGGCCTGCAAGCCGTACGGGGTGTGCAAGGAGGACATCGAGAAGCAGCTGTTCCCCTACACCTACCTGTACGACAACGGCGCCATCAAGGTCCGCACCGCACTCGACCGGGCCGTCGTCGACCAGCTCTACTACGCGAGCAAGCAGGTGAAGGCGCAGTACCACCGCGTCCTGGGCACCGACCGGCCGCTGGCCGGGGACACCAACACCACGCTCACCATCGTGCTGTACGCCTCCCGCGCCGACTACGAGAACTACCACCCGATCCTGACCGGCTACGACACCAACAACGGCGGCATCTACATCGAGAACGGCGCCACCTTCTACACCTACCAGCGGCGCGTCCCGCAGGACTCCTCCCTCACCCTCGAAGAGCTCTTCCGCCACGAGTACACGCACTACCTCAACGGCCGCTACGCCGTCCCCGGCTCCTTCGGCGAAGGCCCCTGGTACGAGGGCGACCGCACGACGGCCATGGACGAGGGCACGGCCGAGTTCTTCGACGGCGCCACCCGCGACAACGGCATCGCCGTGCGCAAGTCCCTGGTCAAGAGCGTCATCGCCGACACGGCCGGCGGCGGGCCGCGGATGACCGTACAGCAGCTGCTGAACGCCACCTACGACGGCGACGGCTTCCGCTTCTACAGCTACGCGGGGACGTTCTTCGAGTTCCTGTGGACCGAGAAGCCCGGCCTGCTGCGCGAGATGTACACGCACCTGCGCGGCAACGACGTGGCCGCGTACGACGCCTGGCGCAGCCGGACGGGGGCGGACGCCTCCCTCCAGCGGGACTACGACCGCTTCCTGACCGCGCAGATCGCCAAGGTCGACCAGCTGTACGTCCCGAACACCACGTTCACGCCGAACGCGCAGCTGCGCGACGCCGCGCTGGCCTCCGTGAAGTCCTCGTTCGCCACGGCCACCTACAACACGCCGGACTGCGTGGAGAACGGCGACGCGGGCAAGCGCCGCTTCACCTGCACGGGGCGGATCACGGCCAACCTGACGAACTGGCGCAGCGACGACCAGAACTTCAAGGACATGTCCGAGACGGTCGACTACTTCATCCTCGACCGGGCGGGCGCGGCCTCCAACAACCTCGCCGACATGAACTGCTCCTTCGGTCCGCTGGAGATCTGGAGCAACAAGACCGCCGCCACCGCCGGTTACAGCTGTGAGGGCCCGCTGCGCGGCTGA
- a CDS encoding aminopeptidase P family protein codes for MTDTPSAPRPGAPAPLHTGSHDLPASPELSRFMAGGWSPSPLPGSDRVGAYAVTPARRARLSARFPGERLIVPAGGLAVRSNDCDHRFRPHSAYAWLTGLTGEDQAGHVLVMEPSGPHAHEAVLYLRPRSPRTGGEEEFYRDRRYGEFWVGRRPDPAEAERLTGIRCAPLAALGAATGRDAASDPELASVLSELRLVKDAWEVGQLQLAVDHTAAGFEDVVRELPRALAHPRGERWIEGVFGRRARAEGNGTGYETIAASGAHACVLHWIRNDGRLDRGDLLLLDAGVEADSLYTADITRTLPLSGRFSAVQRQVYELVLAAQEAGMAALRPGAGFRDFHRAAMAVIADGLAQWGVLKDAGGDLHRRYTLCGSGHMLGLDVHDCAKARSETYLDGVLEEGQVLTVEPGLYLQPDDETLPPELRGIGVRIEDDLVVTATGARLMSGGLPRTVAGIEEWMGTLLEDAAR; via the coding sequence GTGACCGACACCCCCTCCGCGCCCCGCCCCGGCGCCCCCGCCCCGCTGCACACCGGCAGCCACGACCTTCCGGCGTCACCGGAGTTGTCCCGCTTCATGGCGGGCGGCTGGAGCCCCTCGCCCCTGCCCGGCTCCGACCGCGTCGGCGCGTACGCCGTCACCCCGGCCCGTCGCGCCCGGCTCTCGGCGCGCTTTCCCGGCGAGCGGCTGATCGTCCCGGCGGGCGGGCTCGCCGTCCGCTCCAACGACTGCGACCACCGCTTCCGCCCGCACAGCGCGTACGCCTGGCTGACCGGCCTGACCGGCGAGGACCAGGCCGGCCACGTCCTCGTCATGGAGCCCTCGGGCCCGCACGCCCACGAGGCGGTGCTGTACCTGAGGCCGCGCTCCCCCCGCACCGGCGGGGAGGAGGAGTTCTACCGCGACCGCCGGTACGGGGAGTTCTGGGTCGGCCGCCGCCCGGACCCGGCCGAGGCCGAGCGCCTCACCGGCATCCGCTGCGCCCCCCTGGCCGCCCTGGGCGCCGCGACGGGCCGCGACGCGGCATCCGATCCGGAGCTCGCCTCCGTGCTCTCGGAGCTGCGGCTGGTGAAGGACGCGTGGGAGGTCGGCCAGCTCCAACTGGCCGTCGACCACACCGCGGCGGGCTTCGAGGACGTCGTACGCGAACTCCCGCGCGCCCTGGCCCATCCGCGCGGGGAGCGCTGGATCGAGGGGGTCTTCGGCCGGCGCGCCCGGGCGGAGGGCAACGGCACCGGGTACGAGACGATCGCGGCCTCGGGCGCCCACGCCTGCGTCCTGCACTGGATACGCAACGACGGCCGGCTGGACCGCGGCGACCTGCTGCTCCTGGACGCGGGGGTGGAGGCCGACTCCCTCTACACCGCGGACATCACCCGCACCCTGCCGCTGTCCGGCCGCTTCTCCGCCGTGCAGCGGCAGGTGTACGAACTGGTGCTGGCCGCACAGGAGGCGGGCATGGCGGCGCTGCGCCCGGGCGCCGGATTCCGCGACTTCCACCGGGCCGCCATGGCCGTGATCGCGGACGGGCTCGCGCAGTGGGGCGTCCTCAAGGACGCCGGCGGCGACCTGCACCGGCGCTACACCCTGTGCGGCAGCGGGCACATGCTCGGACTGGACGTGCACGACTGCGCCAAGGCCCGTTCGGAGACGTACCTCGACGGGGTGCTGGAGGAGGGCCAGGTCCTGACGGTGGAGCCGGGGCTGTACCTCCAGCCGGACGACGAGACCCTCCCGCCGGAGCTGCGCGGCATCGGCGTGCGCATCGAGGACGACCTCGTCGTCACCGCGACCGGCGCCCGTCTGATGTCGGGCGGGCTGCCGCGCACGGTGGCGGGCATCGAGGAGTGGATGGGCACGCTGCTGGAGGACGCCGCGCGGTAG
- the bla gene encoding class A beta-lactamase: MPVTLSRRASLAALSALAAAPLVAGAAAPAGAAPRPSTDRPSTHRALRDLEEEFGARLGVYAIDTGSGRCVAHRADERFAYCSTHKALTAAAVLDRNSLAELDEVVRYCAADLVANSPITEKHVDTGMTLRELCDAAVRFSDNTAGNLLFAELGGPKAFQAALAALGDRTTRADRVETALNEAVPGDLRDTSTPRALVADLRAYALGDVLPADKRAVLVDWLRRNTTGGRLIRAGVPADWQVGDKTGAGSYGTRNDIAVAWPPAAAPVVLAVLSSRPARDAAYDDALIARAARVVVSALA, from the coding sequence ATTCCCGTGACTCTCAGCCGACGTGCCTCACTCGCCGCCCTGTCCGCCCTCGCCGCCGCCCCGCTCGTGGCGGGCGCCGCGGCGCCCGCCGGCGCCGCGCCCCGGCCCTCGACGGACCGGCCCTCGACGCACCGGGCGCTGCGCGATCTGGAGGAGGAGTTCGGCGCCCGGCTCGGCGTCTACGCGATCGACACCGGCAGCGGGCGGTGCGTCGCCCACCGCGCCGACGAGCGGTTCGCCTACTGCTCCACCCACAAGGCGCTGACCGCCGCCGCCGTGCTGGACCGCAACTCCCTGGCGGAGCTGGACGAGGTGGTGCGCTATTGCGCGGCCGACCTCGTGGCCAACTCCCCGATCACGGAGAAGCACGTGGACACCGGCATGACGCTGCGCGAACTGTGCGACGCCGCCGTCCGGTTCAGCGACAACACCGCCGGCAACCTGCTGTTCGCCGAACTCGGCGGCCCCAAGGCGTTCCAGGCCGCCCTCGCCGCCCTGGGCGACCGCACCACCCGCGCGGACCGCGTGGAGACCGCCCTCAACGAGGCCGTCCCGGGCGACCTCCGTGACACCAGCACCCCGCGCGCGCTGGTCGCGGACCTGCGCGCGTACGCCCTCGGCGATGTCCTCCCGGCCGACAAGCGGGCCGTGCTGGTCGACTGGCTCAGGCGCAACACCACCGGTGGCCGCCTCATCCGGGCCGGCGTTCCGGCCGACTGGCAGGTCGGGGACAAGACCGGCGCGGGCAGCTACGGGACCCGCAACGACATCGCCGTCGCCTGGCCCCCCGCCGCCGCCCCCGTCGTCCTCGCGGTCCTCTCCAGCCGCCCGGCCCGGGACGCCGCGTACGACGACGCCCTCATCGCCCGCGCCGCCCGCGTGGTCGTGTCCGCCCTGGCCTGA
- a CDS encoding RidA family protein, with the protein MSLERINPGELSPPTGFSHAVSATGGRLVFLAGQTALDGSGKVVGTTFPEQFERALANLLTALAAAGGAPVDLARVTVYATDVAAYREHAAELGRVWRRLAGRDYPAMAVIGVVRLWDDQALVELDGIAVLP; encoded by the coding sequence ATGAGCCTGGAGCGGATCAACCCCGGCGAGCTGTCGCCGCCGACGGGCTTCTCGCACGCCGTGTCGGCGACCGGCGGCCGCCTGGTGTTCCTGGCGGGCCAGACCGCGCTCGACGGCTCCGGGAAGGTGGTCGGGACCACCTTCCCGGAGCAGTTCGAGCGCGCCCTCGCCAACCTGCTGACAGCCCTCGCCGCGGCGGGCGGTGCGCCGGTGGACCTGGCCCGGGTGACCGTGTACGCCACCGACGTGGCGGCGTACCGGGAGCACGCGGCCGAACTGGGGCGCGTGTGGCGCCGGTTGGCGGGCCGAGACTACCCGGCGATGGCGGTCATCGGCGTGGTCCGGCTCTGGGACGACCAGGCCCTGGTCGAACTGGACGGCATCGCGGTGCTGCCGTAG
- a CDS encoding acyl-CoA dehydrogenase family protein, which yields MTGFALGADQEEWCGQLRALAAGRLRPLAERGEPGRVNRPLLAELGGLGLLERVFTSGALDLCLLRESLAHGCTEAETALALQGLGAHPVLRFGSAAQRERWLPPVRAGRSVAAFALSEPGAGSDAAALALAATRDGTRDGTGWRLDGEKCWISNAPEADFYTVFARTGEGAGAKGVSAFLVPADRPGLTGEALDMLSPHPIGSLAFDGVPVGPEDLLGEPGRGFRVAMDTLNLFRPSVGAFAVGMARAALDATLAHTAGRAAFGGTLSDLQAVAHRVADMATRTEAARLLVYAAAAAHDDGAPDVPRRAAMAKLLATETAQYVVDQAVQLHGAVALRRGHLLEHLYREVRAPRIYEGASEVQRTIIAKELYRDLPARLPEPGSKPEPGSRPGSVRPAGAVAAR from the coding sequence ATGACCGGATTCGCGCTCGGGGCGGACCAGGAGGAGTGGTGCGGCCAGTTGCGCGCCCTGGCGGCCGGACGGCTGCGGCCGCTGGCCGAGCGGGGCGAGCCGGGGCGGGTCAACCGCCCGCTGCTGGCGGAACTGGGCGGGCTGGGCCTGCTGGAGCGGGTGTTCACCTCGGGGGCGCTCGACCTGTGCCTGCTGCGCGAGTCCCTCGCCCACGGTTGCACGGAGGCCGAGACGGCGCTCGCCCTCCAGGGCCTCGGCGCCCACCCGGTGCTGCGGTTCGGCAGCGCCGCCCAGCGCGAGCGCTGGCTGCCGCCGGTGCGGGCCGGCCGGTCGGTGGCCGCCTTCGCGCTCAGCGAGCCGGGGGCGGGCTCGGACGCGGCGGCGCTGGCGCTGGCCGCCACGCGCGACGGGACGCGCGACGGTACCGGCTGGCGGCTCGACGGGGAGAAGTGCTGGATCTCCAACGCCCCGGAGGCCGATTTCTACACCGTCTTCGCCCGTACGGGTGAGGGGGCCGGAGCGAAGGGCGTATCGGCCTTCCTGGTGCCGGCGGACCGGCCCGGCCTGACCGGCGAGGCCCTCGACATGCTGTCCCCGCACCCGATCGGCTCCCTGGCCTTCGACGGCGTGCCGGTGGGCCCCGAGGACCTGCTGGGCGAGCCCGGGCGGGGTTTCCGGGTCGCGATGGACACCCTGAACCTCTTCCGGCCGAGCGTCGGCGCGTTCGCCGTCGGCATGGCCCGGGCCGCCCTGGACGCCACCCTCGCGCACACGGCGGGCCGGGCGGCGTTCGGCGGGACCCTCAGCGACCTCCAGGCGGTGGCGCACCGGGTGGCCGACATGGCCACCCGCACCGAGGCCGCCCGGCTCCTCGTGTACGCGGCGGCCGCGGCCCACGACGACGGCGCCCCGGACGTGCCGCGCCGGGCGGCCATGGCGAAACTGCTGGCCACCGAGACCGCCCAGTACGTGGTGGACCAGGCGGTCCAACTGCACGGGGCGGTCGCGCTGCGCCGGGGCCACCTGCTCGAACACCTCTACCGGGAGGTGCGGGCGCCGCGCATCTACGAAGGGGCCAGCGAGGTGCAGCGCACGATCATCGCGAAGGAGCTGTACCGCGACCTGCCCGCCCGGCTCCCGGAGCCGGGGTCGAAGCCGGAGCCGGGGTCGCGGCCCGGATCCGTACGGCCGGCCGGGGCGGTGGCCGCCCGATGA